A DNA window from Amycolatopsis sp. DSM 110486 contains the following coding sequences:
- the proB gene encoding glutamate 5-kinase codes for MSGTRVEIAEARRLVVKVGSSGLTTAGSGLDVKRLDALVDAIAARVARDCQIVLVSSGAIGAGLAPLSLGKRPRDLATKQAAASVGQLALAHAYAESFGRYSLTVGQVLLTSDDVVRRAHYRNAQRTFSRLLALGAVPVVNENDTVATQEIRFGDNDRLAALVAHLIGADALILLSDVDGLYDGDPRDGATRKIAEVLSESDVEGISVGMSSSGLGTGGMVSKLAAARTAAGAGIPVLLAAAVDAAGALGAADVGTVFAPADTRLSARRFWLGYAADSSGRLRLDDGAVVAILRRRSLLAAGITGVLGKFEAGDVVDLVDAKDVPVARGVVAFDAGELPDLIGRSSHEVPVEHRREVVHADDLVPLRR; via the coding sequence GTGAGCGGCACGCGCGTCGAGATCGCCGAAGCCCGCAGGCTCGTCGTCAAGGTCGGTTCGTCCGGGCTGACGACCGCCGGCAGCGGCCTGGACGTCAAGCGGCTCGACGCGCTGGTCGACGCCATCGCGGCGCGCGTGGCCCGCGACTGCCAGATCGTGCTCGTGTCCTCGGGTGCCATCGGCGCCGGCCTCGCGCCGCTGTCGCTGGGCAAGCGCCCGCGTGACCTGGCCACGAAGCAGGCGGCGGCGAGCGTCGGTCAGCTCGCGCTGGCCCACGCGTACGCGGAATCGTTCGGCAGGTACTCGCTCACCGTCGGCCAGGTCCTGCTGACGTCCGACGACGTGGTGCGCCGCGCGCACTACCGCAACGCGCAGCGCACGTTCTCGCGGCTGCTCGCCCTCGGCGCCGTGCCCGTGGTCAACGAGAACGACACCGTGGCCACGCAGGAAATCCGCTTCGGCGACAACGACCGCCTCGCCGCCCTCGTCGCCCACCTCATCGGCGCCGACGCACTGATCTTGCTGTCCGATGTGGACGGTCTCTACGACGGCGATCCTCGCGACGGCGCCACGCGCAAGATCGCCGAGGTGCTGAGCGAGTCCGATGTGGAGGGCATCTCCGTCGGCATGTCCTCCTCGGGCCTCGGCACGGGCGGCATGGTCTCGAAGCTCGCCGCCGCCCGCACCGCCGCGGGCGCCGGCATCCCCGTGCTGCTCGCCGCCGCCGTCGACGCCGCGGGCGCCCTCGGCGCGGCCGACGTCGGCACGGTCTTCGCGCCCGCCGACACCCGCCTGTCCGCGCGCCGCTTCTGGCTCGGCTACGCCGCCGACTCGTCCGGCCGCCTCCGTCTTGACGACGGCGCGGTGGTCGCGATCCTGCGCCGCCGCTCGCTGCTGGCGGCCGGCATCACCGGCGTGCTCGGCAAGTTCGAGGCGGGCGACGTCGTGGACCTCGTTGATGCCAAGGACGTCCCGGTCGCGCGCGGCGTGGTGGCGTTCGACGCGGGCGAGCTGCCGGATCTGATCGGCCGGTCGAGCCACGAGGTCCCCGTGGAGCACCGCCGTGAGGTCGTCCACGCGGACGATCTCGTGCCGCTGCGCCGGTAG
- the obgE gene encoding GTPase ObgE codes for MASRFVDRAVIHLTAGDGGNGCASVHREKFKPLGGPDGGNGGNGGDVTLVVDPNVHTLLDFHFRPHARAGNGKMGQGNNRNGAAGDPLEMRVPSGTVVFTEDGELVADLVSPGTTFIAAQGGRGGLGNASLASKARKAPGFALLGEPGESRNLVLELRSVADVGLLGFPSAGKSSLISVLSAAKPKIADYPFTTLVPNLGVITAGSTVFTMADVPGLIPGASEGKGLGLDFLRHIERCAVLVHVVDCATLEPGRDPVSDVDALEEELAKYTPGLGGKLDERPRVVVLNKIDVPEAAELAEFVRPEFEARGLQVFEISTASRKGLRELTFALAKVVEEYREAQPVLEQQRIVLHPLAIDDSGFTVSADPEEEGAFIVRGARPERWIRQTNFANDEAVGYLADRLNRLGVEDALAKKGAKPGSPVTIGDVQFEWEPSSPSVAVHLSGRGTDVRLEKSDRIGAAERKEARRIRRDGTGEDESFSDEDSDSASADHADDFDDDLEELDR; via the coding sequence ATGGCGTCCCGGTTCGTGGACCGCGCGGTGATCCACCTGACCGCCGGTGACGGGGGCAACGGCTGTGCCTCCGTGCACCGCGAAAAGTTCAAGCCCCTGGGGGGTCCGGACGGCGGCAACGGCGGCAACGGCGGCGACGTCACGCTCGTCGTCGACCCCAACGTCCACACCCTGCTCGACTTCCACTTCCGCCCCCATGCCCGCGCCGGCAACGGCAAGATGGGCCAGGGCAACAACCGCAACGGCGCCGCCGGCGACCCGCTGGAGATGCGCGTGCCGTCCGGCACCGTCGTCTTCACGGAGGACGGCGAGCTCGTGGCCGACCTCGTGTCGCCCGGCACCACGTTCATCGCGGCCCAGGGCGGCCGCGGCGGGCTCGGCAACGCGTCGCTGGCGTCGAAGGCCCGCAAGGCCCCCGGGTTCGCGCTGCTGGGCGAGCCCGGCGAGTCGCGCAACCTGGTGCTGGAGCTGCGTTCGGTCGCCGACGTCGGCCTGCTCGGCTTCCCGAGCGCGGGCAAGTCGTCGCTGATCTCCGTGCTCTCGGCCGCGAAGCCGAAGATCGCCGACTACCCGTTCACCACGCTCGTGCCGAACCTCGGCGTGATCACCGCCGGCTCCACCGTGTTCACGATGGCCGACGTGCCGGGCCTGATCCCGGGCGCGTCGGAGGGCAAGGGCCTGGGTCTGGACTTCCTGCGCCACATCGAGCGCTGCGCCGTGCTGGTGCATGTGGTCGACTGCGCGACGCTGGAGCCGGGCCGGGACCCGGTGTCCGATGTGGACGCTCTCGAAGAGGAGCTCGCCAAGTACACCCCGGGCCTGGGCGGCAAGCTCGACGAGCGCCCGCGCGTGGTGGTGCTCAACAAGATCGACGTGCCGGAAGCCGCGGAGCTGGCGGAGTTCGTGCGGCCCGAGTTCGAGGCCCGCGGCCTGCAGGTGTTCGAGATCTCGACGGCCTCGCGCAAGGGCCTGCGGGAGCTCACCTTCGCGCTGGCGAAGGTCGTGGAGGAGTACCGCGAGGCGCAGCCGGTGCTGGAGCAGCAGCGCATCGTGCTGCACCCGCTGGCCATCGACGACAGCGGCTTCACCGTCTCGGCCGACCCGGAGGAAGAGGGCGCGTTCATCGTCCGCGGTGCCCGGCCCGAGCGCTGGATCCGGCAGACGAACTTCGCCAACGACGAGGCCGTCGGCTACCTCGCCGACCGGCTCAACCGTCTCGGCGTCGAGGACGCGCTCGCGAAGAAGGGTGCGAAGCCGGGCAGCCCGGTCACGATCGGCGACGTGCAGTTCGAGTGGGAGCCGTCGTCGCCCAGCGTCGCGGTGCACCTGTCCGGACGCGGCACTGACGTGCGGCTGGAGAAGAGCGACCGCATCGGCGCGGCGGAGCGCAAGGAAGCCCGCCGGATCCGTCGTGACGGGACCGGGGAGGACGAGTCGTTCTCCGACGAGGACTCCGACTCGGCCTCCGCCGACCATGCGGATGACTTCGACGACGATCTGGAGGAACTGGACCGGTGA
- the rpmA gene encoding 50S ribosomal protein L27: MAHKKGASSSRNGRDSNAQRLGVKRYGGQEVNAGEILIRQRGTKFHPGVNVGRGGDDTLFALAAGAVEFGTKRGRKTVNIVPSVAAEA; this comes from the coding sequence ATGGCTCACAAGAAGGGTGCGTCCAGCTCCCGCAACGGTCGTGACTCCAATGCCCAGCGACTGGGCGTGAAGCGCTACGGCGGCCAGGAGGTGAACGCCGGCGAGATCCTGATCCGCCAGCGTGGCACCAAGTTCCACCCCGGCGTGAACGTCGGCCGTGGCGGCGACGACACGCTGTTCGCGCTCGCCGCCGGTGCGGTCGAGTTCGGCACCAAGCGTGGCCGCAAGACGGTCAACATCGTGCCTTCGGTCGCCGCAGAAGCCTGA
- the rplU gene encoding 50S ribosomal protein L21 produces MSAYAIVKTGGKQYKVAVGDVVEVEKLEGEPGTEHTFPAVLFVDGGEVTTDADALAKVSVTGKVVEQTKGPKIRIHKFKNKTGYHKRQGHRQKLTRVEVTGISK; encoded by the coding sequence GTGTCGGCGTACGCGATCGTCAAGACCGGCGGCAAGCAGTACAAGGTGGCCGTCGGCGACGTCGTCGAGGTCGAGAAGCTCGAGGGCGAGCCGGGCACCGAGCACACCTTCCCCGCTGTGCTGTTCGTGGACGGTGGCGAGGTCACCACGGACGCCGACGCGTTGGCGAAGGTCTCGGTTACCGGCAAGGTCGTGGAGCAGACCAAGGGTCCGAAGATCCGGATCCACAAGTTCAAGAACAAGACCGGCTACCACAAGCGCCAGGGTCACCGGCAGAAGCTGACCCGCGTTGAGGTCACCGGTATCTCCAAGTAG